One genomic region from Sparus aurata chromosome 15, fSpaAur1.1, whole genome shotgun sequence encodes:
- the LOC115597155 gene encoding uncharacterized protein LOC115597155 isoform X5 translates to MERAGAHSTYRTTGPGSTSRASGSNSESTLSSGSSTASDVASKLVSMTLGRAADNLIELKQCISRWEAEGHSDTEGHWAPHTQQKVEQHLHTFFNLRRVFAEHQGDATEDLPEDLQHLKKSLKANEKFPCKMFKSACRCFSISHSKTKVTDEQVLDVAEGSKSSSSALHGSSPSDSLHSFQTGESWVVMSPIMEEDLVTDSDSTPAPSGQDGHLEPSEVHVDEVVGSASSSSYLTKSVKADTKSLQRMDKKFGKGFKSACQCFSISHPKTKVTDEQGLDVAEGSQSSSSTCDSILHGSSPSASVRSFQAAEPCVVMPPIMEEDLVTNIDSTPAPSGQYGHLEPSEVHVDEVVGSASSSSYLTKSVKADTKSLQRTDKKFGKGFKSACQCFSISHPKTKVTDEQGLDVAEGSQRSSSTCDSTLHGSSPSASVRSFQAAEPCVVMSPIMEEDLGTDIDSTPAPSGQYGHLEPSEVYVDEVVGSASSSSYLTKSVKADKKSPRRMDKKFCKGFKSACQCFSISHPKTKVTDEQGLDVAEGPQSSSSTSDSTLHGSSSTASLRSFQTAESCVVMSPIMEEDLVTDMDSTPAPSGQDGHLEPSEVHVDEFVGSASSSSYLTKSVKADKKSPRRMDKKFCKGFKSACQCFSIRHPKTKVTDEQGLDVAEGPQSSSSTSDSTLHRSSSTASLRSFQTAESCVVMSPIMEEDLVTDIDSTPAPSGQDGHLEPSEVHVDEAVGSASSSSYLTKSVKADKKSPRRMDKKSCKGFKSACQCFSIRHPKTKVTDEQGLDVAEGSQSSSSTFHGSTPSASLRSLQAAEPLVVMPPIMEEDLVTSIDSTPAPSGQDGHLEPSEVHVDEVVGSASSSSYLTKSVKAYKKSPRRMDKKFCKGFKSACQCFSISHPKTKVTDEQGLDVAEGPQSSSSTSDSTLHGSSSTASLRSFQAAESCVVMPPIMEEDLVTDMDSTLAPSGQDGNLEPSEVYVDEVVGSASSSSYLTKSVKADKKSPRRMDKKFCKGFKSACQCFSIRHPKTKVTDEQGLDVAEGSQSSSSTFHGSTPSASLSSLQAAEPSVVMPPIMEEDLVTNIDSTPAPSGQDGHLEPSEVHVDEVVGSASSSSLKKSVKADKKLPQRMDKKSCKGFKSACQCFSISHSKTKVTDEQGLDVAEGPQSSSSTCDSTLHGLSPSASVRSFQAAESWVVMPPIMEEDLVTDIDSTQAPSGQDGHLEPSEVHVDEVVGSASSGSHLKKSVKADKKSPRRMDKKICKGFKSACQCFSVRHLAPSEVEQNVDENVDTASSVLISDSASTLRLSTTVSISASEDIMTDEEAVTDIDAIPGPSMVLSGAGHVDDVVRSASVFSLENSVKANKKSSGRIGKKIIKGFKCAWQFLSISHPKTKVTDEQGLDVADRSESYSTCDSTFHESSPTASLQAAEHCDVMCPVTEEELVMDMDLTPAPSGHDGHLEPPEVHVDEVVGSASSSSYLKKSLKANEKSPRRMDKKFCNGFKSACQCFSMRHVGVEQNVEENLETGSNNLTSGYASPRELCNTSSIRSSEDIWTADKAEQVTGMAEGTTVIAVSLAPGHVYEVFESSSTDTNLPKPGSPSPTYTEMEAPSEPSTNNSSPSPENNRRSPIKDRNQIMYTDSTSRYSAQDRHLEDSQDDQSAVYVIVTGFIDSLTKEQWKEMSRGVYSMDVQKKMSDNFAKGTKVLVKELEAELSASLQRSASQNSSVHTRSSTSSQLCGNEALAWEILAKFTKELDVTDERMRQILNRSGGKALCDAVPAKTRVSMLSRITEDTLSTEEVKSMSETIDQIQRPPETETTGVHKKKSSWWSVCMKKNVDPPPSEGKDNSLGFVELPPLREAWTEVKKNDEAQDKPTRTKQSSPLKRFQCCFSTSRFPPVSLEDQSNGSGRVELPPVREAWPEVQKNDEAQDKPAQTKQASLLKKIQCCFSLECRCGCC, encoded by the exons ATGGAAAGAGCAGGAGCACATTCCACATACAGGACAACAGGGCCAGGATCAACCTCCAGAGCCTCCGGCAGCAACAGTGAGAGTACTCTCTCCTCTGGTTCTTCGACTGCCTCAGATGTTGCCAGCAAGCTCGTCTCAATGACACTGGGTAGAGCTGCTGACAATCTCATTGAGCTGAAGCAGTGTATCTCCAGGTGGGAGGCTGAGGGACACTCTGACACTGAAGGTCATTGGGCACCTCACACCCAACAAAAGGTGGAGCAGCACTTGCATACGTTTTTTAACCTAAGGCGAGTGTTTGCAGAGCACCAAGGAGATGCAACAGAAGACCTACCTGAAGACcttcaacatttgaaaaaatcaCTGAAGGCAAATGAGAAATTCCCTTGTAAGATGTTTAAGTCAGCATGTCGGTGTTTCTCCATTAGTCATTCAAAAACAAAGGTGACTGATGAACAAGTCTTGGATGTGGCTGAAGGATCAAAAAGCAGCAGCTCGGCATTGCATGGATCGTCTCCTTCTGACTCACTCCACTCATTTCAAACAGGGGAGTCTTGGGTTGTGATGTCTCCTATCATGGAGGAAGACCTTGTCACAGACAGTGATTCAACACCGGCACCCTCAGGACAGGACGGACATCTTGAACCTTCAGAGGTTCATGTGGATGAAGTCGTTGGATCAGCCAGCAGCAGTTCTTATTTGACAAAATCAGTGAAGGCAGATACGAAATCGCTGCAAAGGATGGACAAAAAGTTCGGTAAGGGGTTTAAGTCggcatgtcagtgtttttccattAGTCATCCGAAGACAAAGGTGACTGATGAACAAGGCTTGGATGTGGCTGAAGGATCACAAAGCAGCAGCTCGACATGTGACTCTATATTGCATGGATCATCTCCTTCTGCCTCAGTCCGCTCATTTCAAGCAGCGGAGCCTTGTGTTGTGATGCCTCCTATCATGGAGGAAGACCTTGTCACAAACATTGATTCAACACCAGCACCCTCAGGACAGTACGGACATCTTGAACCTTCAGAGGTTCATGTGGATGAAGTCGTTGGATCAGCCAGCAGCAGTTCTTATTTGACAAAATCAGTGAAGGCAGATACGAAATCGCTGCAAAGGACGGACAAAAAGTTCGGTAAGGGGTTTAAGTCggcatgtcagtgtttttccattAGTCATCCAAAGACAAAGGTGACTGATGAACAAGGCTTGGATGTGGCTGAAGGATCACAAAGAAGCAGCTCGACATGTGACTCTACATTGCATGGATCATCTCCTTCTGCCTCAGTCCGCTCATTTCAAGCAGCGGAGCCTTGTGTTGTGATGTCTCCCATCATGGAGGAAGACCTTGGCACAGACATTGATTCAACACCGGCACCCTCAGGACAGTACGGACATCTTGAACCTTCAGAGGTTTATGTGGATGAAGTCGTTGGATCAGCCAGCAGCAGTTCTTATTTGACAAAATCAGTGAAGGCAGATAAGAAATCGCCGCGAAGGATGGACAAAAAGTTCTGTAAGGGGTTTAAGTCggcatgtcagtgtttttccattAGTCATCCGAAGACAAAGGTGACTGATGAACAAGGCTTGGATGTGGCTGAAGGACCACAAAGCAGCAGCTCGACATCTGACTCTACATTGCATGGATCATCTTCTACTGCCTCACTCCGCTCATTTCAAACAGCGGAGTCTTGTGTTGTGATGTCTCCCATCATGGAGGAAGACCTTGTCACAGACATGGATTCAACACCGGCACCCTCAGGACAGGACGGACATCTTGAACCTTCAGAGGTTCATGTGGATGAATTTGTTGGATCAGCCAGCAGCAGTTCTTATTTGACAAAATCAGTGAAGGCAGATAAGAAATCGCCGCGAAGGATGGACAAAAAGTTCTGTAAGGGGTTTAAGTCggcatgtcagtgtttttccattAGGCATCCAAAGACAAAGGTGACTGATGAACAAGGCTTGGATGTGGCTGAAGGACCACAAAGCAGCAGCTCGACATCTGACTCTACATTGCATAGATCATCTTCTACTGCCTCACTCCGCTCATTTCAAACAGCGGAGTCTTGTGTTGTGATGTCTCCCATCATGGAGGAAGACCTTGTCACAGACATTGATTCAACACCGGCACCCTCAGGACAGGACGGACATCTTGAACCTTCAGAGGTTCATGTGGATGAAGCCGTTGGATCAGCCAGCAGCAGTTCTTATTTGACAAAATCAGTGAAGGCAGATAAGAAATCGCCGCGAAGGATGGACAAAAAGTCCTGTAAGGGGTTTAAGTCggcatgtcagtgtttttccatcAGGCATCCAAAGACAAAGGTGACTGATGAACAAGGCTTGGATGTGGCTGAAGGATCACAAAGCAGCAGCTCGACATTTCATGGATCAACTCCTTCTGCCTCACTCCGCTCACTTCAAGCAGCAGAGCCTTTGGTTGTGATGCCTCCTATCATGGAGGAAGACCTTGTCACAAGCATTGATTCAACACCGGCACCCTCAGGACAGGACGGACATCTTGAACCTTCAGAGGTTCATGTGGATGAAGTCGTTGGATCAGCCAGCAGCAGTTCTTATTTGACAAAATCAGTGAAGGCATATAAGAAATCGCCGCGAAGGATGGACAAAAAGTTCTGTAAGGGGTTTAAATCggcatgtcagtgtttttccattAGTCATCCGAAGACAAAGGTGACTGATGAACAAGGCTTGGATGTGGCTGAAG GACCACAAAGCAGCAGCTCGACATCTGACTCTACATTGCATGGATCATCTTCTACTGCCTCACTCCGCTCATTTCAAGCAGCGGAGTCTTGTGTTGTGATGCCTCCTATCATGGAGGAAGACCTTGTCACAGACATGGATTCAACACTGGCACCCTCAGGACAGGACGGAAATCTTGAACCTTCAGAGGTTTATGTGGATGAAGTCGTTGGATCAGCCAGCAGCAGTTCTTATTTGACAAAATCCGTGAAGGCAGATAAGAAATCGCCGCGAAGGATGGACAAAAAGTTCTGTAAGGGGTTTAAGTCggcatgtcagtgtttttccattAGGCATCCAAAGACAAAGGTGACTGATGAACAAGGCTTGGATGTGGCTGAAGGATCACAAAGCAGCAGCTCGACATTTCATGGATCAACTCCTTCTGCCTCACTCAGCTCACTTCAAGCAGCAGAGCCTTCGGTTGTGATGCCTCCTATCATGGAGGAAGACCTTGTCACAAACATTGATTCAACACCGGCACCCTCAGGACAGGACGGACATCTTGAACCTTCAGAGGTTCATGTGGATGAAGTCGTTGGATCAGCCAGCAGCAGTTCTTTGAAAAAATCAGTGAAGGCAGATAAGAAATTGCCGCAAAGGATGGACAAAAAGTCCTGTAAGGGGTTTAAATCggcatgtcagtgtttttccatcAGTCATTCAAAAACAAAGGTGACTGATGAACAAGGCTTGGATGTGGCTGAAGGACCACAAAGCAGCAGTTCAACATGTGACTCTACATTGCATGGATTATCTCCTTCTGCCTCAGTCCGCTCATTTCAAGCAGCGGAGTCTTGGGTTGTGATGCCTCCTATCATGGAGGAAGACCTTGTCACAGACATTGATTCAACACAGGCACCCTCAGGACAGGACGGACATCTTGAACCTTCAGAGGTTCATGTGGATGAAGTCGTTGGATCAGCTAGCAGCGGTTCTCATTTGAAAAAATCAGTGAAGGCAGATAAGAAATCGCCACGAAGGATGGACAAAAAGATCTGTAAGGGGTTTAAGTCGGCATGTCAGTGCTTTTCCGTTAGACATCTTGCACCTTCAGAGGTTGAGCAAAATGTGGATGAAAATGTTGACACTGCCAGCAGCGTCCTGATATCTGACTCTGCATCTACTCTGCGACTGTCTACTACTGTTTCAATCAGTGCCAGTGAGGACATCATGACTGATGAGGAAGCAGTCACGGACATTGATGCAATACCTGGACCCTCCATGGTGCTGTCAGGAGCAGGACATGTAGATGATGTTGTTCGGTCAGCCAGCGTTTTTTCTTTGGAAAACTCAGTGAAGGCAAATAAGAAGTCTTCAGGAAGGATTGGCAAAAAGATCATCAAGGGATTTAAGTGCGCATGGCAGTTTCTTTCCATTAGTCATCCAAAAACAAAGGTGACTGATGAACAAGGCTTGGACGTGGCTGATAGATCAGAAAGCTACTCGACATGTGACTCTACATTTCATGAATCGTCTCCTACTGCCTCACTTCAAGCAGCGGAGcattgtgatgtgatgtgtccTGTCACGGAGGAAGAACTTGTCATGGACATGGACTTGACACCAGCACCCTCAGGACACGACGGACATCTTGAACCGCCAGAGGTTCATGTGGATGAAGTCGTTGGATCAGCCAGCAGCAGTTCTTATTTGAAAAAATCATTGAAGGCAAATGAGAAATCGCCGCGAAGGATGGACAAAAAGTTCTGTAATGGGTTTAAGTCggcatgtcagtgtttttccatgAGACATGTGGGAGTTGAGCAAAATGTGGAGGAAAACCTTGAGACTGGCAGCAATAACCTGACATCCGGCTATGCATCTCCTAGAGAGCTGTGCAACACTTCCTCAATCAGGTCCAGTGAGGACATCTGGACTGCTGACAAGGCAGAACAAGTCACAGGCATGGCTGAAGGCACTACAGTCATCGCGGTGTCGCTGGCACCAGGACATGTATATGAGGTCTTTGAGTCATCCAGCACTGATACTAATTTGCCAAAACCAGGATCTCCATCCCCCACTTACACCGAGATGGAGGCACCATCGGAACCATCAACCAACAACTCGTCTCCATCACCAGAAAATAACAGACGTTCTCCAATTAAAGACAGAAACCAGATCATGTACACGGACTCCACCTCAAGATATTCAGCACAGGACAGACATCTTGAAGATTCCCAAGATGACCAGAGTGCTGTCTACGTCATTGTCACAGGATTCATTGACAGCCTTACTAAAGA gcaGTGGAAGGAAATGAGCAGAGGTGTTTATAGCATGGACGTGCAGAAGAAGATGTCTGACAACTTTGCAAAGGGGACGAAGGTTCTGGTAAAAGAGCTCGAAGCTGAGCTTTCAGCATCCCTCCAAAGATCTGCTTCCCAAAACAGTAGCGTGCACACAAGGAGTTCCACCTCTTCCCAATTATGTGGGAATGAGGCACTTGCCTGGGAGATACTTGCAAAATTTACCAAAGAGTTGGACGTAACTGACGAACGTATGAGGCAGATTTTGAACCGCTCCGGTGGGAAGGCTCTGTGTGATGCAGTTCCGGCAAAGACACGTGTAAGTATGTTATCCAGAATCACAGAGGACACTCTGAGCACCGAGGAGGTCAAGTCAATGTCAGAGACCATTGATCAGATACAAAGACCACCAGAGACAGAGACCACCGGAGTCCACAAGAAAAAGTCATCGTGGTGGAGCGTGTGTATGAAGAAAAATGTCGACCCCCCACCCTCTGAAGGAAAGGACAATAGTTTAGGTTTTGTAGAACTCCCGCCCTTGAGGGAAGCTTGGACCGAGGTCAAGAAGAATGACGAGGCTCAGGATAAGCCTACGCGGACCAAACAGTCTTCACCGCTAAAGAGATTCCAGTGCTGCTTTTCCACCAGCAGATTTCCACCAGTTTCTCTGGAGGATCAGAGCAACGGTTCAGGTCGCGTAGAACTCCCGCCTGTGAGGGAAGCTTGGCCCGAAGTCCAGAAGAATGACGAGGCTCAGGATAAGCCTGCGCAGACAAAACAAGCTTCGCTGCTAAAGAAAATCCAGTGCTGCTTTTCCCTCGAGTGCCGCTGCGGCTGCTGTTAG